The sequence below is a genomic window from Sander lucioperca isolate FBNREF2018 chromosome 10, SLUC_FBN_1.2, whole genome shotgun sequence.
GTTTAGGTTCAGTTgcgtgtatgtatatatgtatatgtgtatatatatatatatatatatatatatatatatatatatatatatatatatatatatatatatatatatatatatatatatatatatatatatatacacgtatataAATGTTGACTCATAAAAATTTGatctttaaaaaacactttctgtAACTTAATAGTTTAACTGACTTTTCTCCACATTGTTGCTTACACAAAGAAGAAAATATGTCAGCAGTCAAATGCTAAATTACAATATTTGACTATATTCTATAAAGTGAAGTGTCAGTCAGGGCTTAAtttttccccccttttctttgtcttgttttttttttttttttttatgtctttgaAATGTTAAACCCAAAGAACAACACCTGTCTTAATCTCAGCCAATGTCTGTGATCCAATCCCAGAAAAACATGAATTATAGGATTAACATTCAAGCTTGTGCAGTCAACACTATTTAGTTTAGTCTTTTTGTCGATGCTTCTAAACATGTTTTGAAGCTGAGACTGCAAAGTGTCGGTGTAAGTCATCCTTTCTACTGTGGGGTCATTTGCTTTATTATTGGCTGCATTGACTTCCAGGCACTTcagtaaatacagtacattgagTTGCTGAAGCGTCATCTTGACCACCAGATGGCAGCGTTGTATTACAGTGGCATTGTTCCCTGTCTGTTCTCTTTATGAAATCTTTCCAGCTGTTCTAACTCCTCCTCCAGATAACCTAACATCAGTAGTTCTGTGTGAAACATTTCAAGTTCTCAGATATTTAACATTGGATGACATTTCATAATCTGATAAAACAGTTGATACAGTATAAACAAATGTATATCCAAGTTTGGTTTCTGAACTTTGTCTCAATAGACAAGTATATATCacaattatacagtatatatcatcTCTAAACATTGAAATCTTGAGGAATGATAGTGCGTTCAATTTACCTCGGAAGCCGGAGCACAAATGACGTCAAACCCGAGTTGACTGCGTTCCATTTAACAAGTCGGAATTCACGGTGGGAttggttagccattgttagcaataccagtatAACAACGCATCAGGTTGTtatttgtgcatacaaacagtgtAACACCATGTCCAcagaagttggacaggacttTGTGTACAACTGATTTAGTgggacacaaataagacagaagggctaataaactgtatgttactacagctttcactactgttgatggaTTTGGAGCTTGGGGTACTGCCAGGTTGTCCGCACTTCCCAACTTGGAAATCTGACTTCAGGGGGcatgtttccgactttgaactTGGAAATTCcgacttccgagtacaaatggaacgcactatgagtcaaccaactttattttttaatcccACATGTTCTTTGAGAACAATGGGGCAGCAGTTTTGTTCTCAAATCAATTGTCTTACGTTGCGAGTCCTCCGCAGCGGTAAGACCAATTGTGTTCAACAGTTCTGAGTCTTAGCTGAGTCTGCCTGTTGATCTCCCAGTGTCTGTCTGTAATTGTATTATTTCTATGTCATATTGTCCCCTCCTCCATAAGTTTGTCGAGTCCTTTGCAGATCTTGGTAAGGTGGTCTCGGAAGGGGCTGCTGGGGTCGTACAGTTTGGTCAGGAGCTCTGGGTCAGAGAAATGGTTGAAGACGTGGTTGATGCGACCGTGGGATTTAGGGGTGAGGTGGGTGTTCACTAGCTTCAGCAGCAGATCCCTGCAGCTGGTGAGGAGTTCTTCCATCACTGCTTTATCAAAGGTAAAATCCACCTGCACCAGTCGGGAAATATAATGTCAGAATGTTAATACTGTTAGGGTTCATCTCTTAATATCTGTATTGGACAAATGACATAATCTAATAGGGGATTTGTAACTGTCAGATGAACTGatagatacagtatattagtAGCAAACTCATGTATTCTGAAATAATCAAGTCTTTTATTAGGATATCTTCCCTCtcttaaaaataattatatgAAATACAAAAGTTCACTTAAATGCATAcacttatatttattttatctagAAATGACAAAACCTTTCTTGCAGTTGTCATTTTGATCTGAAATCTAAGAGTGGTACTGTACAAACCTATTTATGTTCTGTCATGTTATGAAAGCAGAGATTGGATTAAATGAAGGTCCTTGAGTTCATAGTTGGACTTCAATGAAACCAAACACTTCATAACAATTCTGGGCCACATACAGGACATGTTGACTCTTATACAGAATAAGGAATAGAAAGACTATAGAGGGGTTAGTTTTCTGTTAATTGCATCTGTTTTTAATGAACTTGGACATTGTCTCTGGGAATAATTAGTCTACTGGTGTCATATCCCTATGTGATTTATCTGTTAGTCGATAGATCTATGTAAAAGTAAAGTACACGCTTTCTAATAGGGCTGCTCATTTATGGAAAAAATGGTAATTTCAAAATTGGTCAGTATTGAAATGACAGTTATTTAACATGATTAGTCATTGTCTTTTGGATAGATTATTGAacctaaaaaaaatcaaatcaacagtgaaaacacattgAACTGTTACATTTCCCTTAATATTTTTGCCAGTTGAACATTTTTTTCCAGaacataacataaaataaagagTAGACTTGCAAAACGtattgtgcaaaataattgattatactgttttttgtgatcattaggagcaGAACTCGTTATCGGCAGTAACATTTTGATTAACTGCACAGCCGTACTTAACGCATATAAACATTTAATATATGGAAACGTACCTCGTAAAAGCTGATAGCCGTCATGGCCCCCTGGTGCAGCTTCTTCTTAAAATCGGTGGCCACTCCCAGCTCCTCGGCGCTAAAACGGTTGTTCCTAAACAGCAAGCCAATCTTGACGGCAATCTTGACCAGGTCTTTGATCACCTTCTGGGCCTCCGTTTTATTACCAGAGTACTCTTTGGAGACGCGGTACAGTTCGTCCAGGATCTCGCTGGTGGTGTCGTCAATGAACATTTGGACAGAGCTTTTGGTGGCCATGGAGCTCAGGATCTTCTTCTGTGCCCTCAAGGCCATGTCCTTGGAGCTGAAGGAGTCCATGGTTGCCTGAATTGTCAgagagacttaaaaaaaaaaaaaaaaagagacagttTAGTGATTAAAACGGCAGTAGTAAATGTTTAATTAGTAGTTTCCCAACATTTGTGAGAACTAACAGGCTACAGTAGGACTGACATTAGCAAACTGCACTTAATATTCCCAATCTCAGAGACACATTTGCATTTCCTGCTTTCTCAGAATAGATTGTGAGCTCACAAGTGTGTATGAGACAGTTACACCCAAACTTTAGATGTCTCTGCAGATGGAACATATTTCCTGTCACTGACTGTCCATACATGACACCAGATTACAGCTAACCCAGAGCCTCAATCTAAAATAGGAATGCTTGCACTGCTTTTCTCCTTCACATGAATACAAGTGCTAAATGTAAGAGTGAGTACCCACGCTACCAACAAAAATCAAGATATTCATAGACTCAGCCtttaaagaagaggaagaacaaCTTTCACATCTGGTTGCTGCTTGGCACAATTCCAGTCTTTTACTGGCAGACGAGCAGCTCCAGTGGACTAGTTGGAGGTTAAATGCCATGTTCAAGGTCCATCCGTTTGTTTTTTATGGAGGCTTGGGAGGGCAACACATGTTCACCTTTCTTATCCAAATTTCCAAGATGATCTGGGGATTTGCACTGGCGACCCTCCAGTCATAACTTTGCCTCTCTAACCATCAGATTGCCACCTATCcagacaccacacacatcaCTGAAGTACATTTCTGTGACACAATTGTTAATTTAAGCTCAAAGTTTTCACCCTTTATGAAAATAGTAAATAGAATTAAGTGGGTAAATTTATATcacacatttatatacacagtgctgaattaaaaaaacacatcaacacaTCAAATTTGAAACCTGGCTTTTCTGTAGTATTAGTtccagtttgtgtttgtttttgtatctgGCATGCACATATGATGCCAACAGGGAAAAGTACCATGGAAGAGACTCCACAGAGGCTTTTAATTTCTCCACTGAGACTTTTACCACACCTAGCATCCATCACAGAGAAACCCCCGGGAGGTCATCAAGCATGCATACTGCACATTATGACCCAACTGCAAAACCCACTGTTTATCTTTGATTGTCAACACAGTTTGAATTAATtcctttttaattacatttaatttcCCCTAATCTCAAACATGCAGGCAGATTTGAAGTGAATCATTCACAGAGGAAagctacattttcattttatttagctgatgtttttataagagaagCGTACACTAGGCAAGCAAAATAAGGTTAAATTCCTACATCATCAGAATAACAAATATTGAAAGGATCAGATAACTCACAATTGATGAAGCAAATGTATGTCATTGTAGAATACATGAAAGATAAGTAGTTATCTCACAATCCTACAAACGCACACATAACAAACAAATTGAAGTCTTATTTAAATCTTGACTCCCGCTCCACCTTAATCCAAAGTATTTGTGATGAGTGAGACGGAATCAACAAAGACATACAGCATCTGTTGCATACATCAGTGCCACTGTGGCTTCTGTGTATCCTCTCTTACTTTTTGTGTCATCTGGTCTTGTATTCACAAACAGAGACCAGGCTTGTTCAAACAGTTACTTAGCATCTTTCAGTTTAATCTTCTGCACTAAATCCCACTTCTGGCCTGTGTGGACAAGTATTTGAGAGAACCAGGAAGGCTGCATAGCTGAGGCAGGCCCATGCCTGCTTTTCCCAGATTGCATTAGTGGCGGGGCAGGAACAGAGAGTGAGCATCTCGAACCCAATGGCTACCTTACTCACTTGCCTGGGATCTGCTTTT
It includes:
- the tnfaip8l2b gene encoding tumor necrosis factor, alpha-induced protein 8-like protein 2 B; its protein translation is MDSFSSKDMALRAQKKILSSMATKSSVQMFIDDTTSEILDELYRVSKEYSGNKTEAQKVIKDLVKIAVKIGLLFRNNRFSAEELGVATDFKKKLHQGAMTAISFYEVDFTFDKAVMEELLTSCRDLLLKLVNTHLTPKSHGRINHVFNHFSDPELLTKLYDPSSPFRDHLTKICKGLDKLMEEGTI